The following proteins are co-located in the Pyxicephalus adspersus chromosome Z, UCB_Pads_2.0, whole genome shotgun sequence genome:
- the LOC140343004 gene encoding uncharacterized protein, with translation MSRNCCPKNLQKPAPSISGTLLYFMLWPSNPYVQEKVLTQEHKMKATLLLLNIIFIHCLTYHCSADGRKKILAVEQPRLIKATVGKNATLKCSFEKKSEVFTVEWTLCCGEKTHLEDHLSYKGRVIQSPSYTEITIIDLNEEDTEKYCCQVYSGSDEGYGNGTLLEVLKDTEYPKPGGYCSRTLWLSMATVHLVFLTFITILLGIIIKKMP, from the exons ATGTCGAGAAATTGCTGCCCAAAGAATCTTCAGAAACCAGCACCGTCAATCTCTGGCACCTTGTTGTACTTCATGCTTTGGCCTTCCAACCCCTATGTCCAGGAGAAAGTATTGACACAAGAG CACAAGATGAAAGCAACCCTGCTGCTCCTGAATATCATTTTTATCCATTGCCTGACCTACCACTGCAGTGCAG AtggtaggaaaaaaatattggcagTGGAGCAACCACGTCTCATCAAAGCCACTGTTGGGAAGAATGCAACCCTCAAGTGCTCCTTTGAGAAGAAGTCAGAGGTATTCACGGTGGAATGGACATTGTGTTGTGGTGAAAAAACCCATCTTGAAGACCATTTGAGTTACAAAGGCAGAGTTATCCAAAGTCCTTCTTACACAGAAATTACCATCATTGACCTGAATGAAGAGGATACGGAGAAGTATTGCTGCCAAGTTTACTCCGGCAGTGACGAGGGATATGGAAATGGCACCCTCTTGGAAGTTTTAAAGGACACAGAATATCCTAAACCAG GTGGTTACTGTTCCAGGACGCTGTGGCTATCGATGGCGACTGTTCACCTTGTCTTTCTCACCTTCATCACCATTCTGCTGGGTATTATCATCAAGAAAATGCCTTAG